A single region of the Bacteroides luhongzhouii genome encodes:
- a CDS encoding sulfatase family protein yields the protein MNKLITLSSALFTTTAINAQSPNIIFILADDLGYGDISAFNPESKISTPNIDNLTQDGITFTDAHSSSALSTPSRYSILTGRYPWRTKLKEGVLDGYSPAMITPDRRTIAQMLSENGYNTACIGKWHLGWDWGYPQNAQNKKDVDFSLPIKNGPTDRGFDYFYGIPSSLDIAPYVYVENNKVTALPNHIIEPQKGLKLMHGGVAGADFDPQDCLPNIIRHSINYISKQKNSKKPFFLYLPITAPHTPVLPANEYKGKTTIGAYGDFVVMIDDMVQQIVETLKKNNQLDNTIIIFTSDNGCAPYIGVKEMEKQGHFPSYIYRGYKTDIYEGGHRIPLIISWKGKFSNKKNNSLVSLTDLYATFAQMINHKLTTEEAVDSYSIWPILSKEGTSTRKDLIYESGKGYLSLRTPQLKLVFYGGSGGWGYPNKPADLAKLPPMQLFDLERDPSEKENIIHDKRYEKEVKKMTRLIRKYVKEGRSTPGAAVTNDTENAWEQVNIFMQ from the coding sequence ATGAATAAATTAATAACACTCTCATCGGCATTATTTACAACAACTGCCATCAACGCCCAATCTCCCAATATAATATTTATATTAGCAGATGATTTAGGTTATGGAGATATCTCAGCATTCAACCCAGAATCTAAGATTTCCACTCCCAACATTGATAATCTGACTCAAGATGGGATTACTTTTACGGATGCACATTCCTCCTCCGCTTTGTCAACACCTTCACGATATTCCATTCTCACCGGAAGATATCCATGGCGTACTAAATTAAAAGAAGGAGTGCTTGACGGATACTCTCCTGCCATGATTACCCCTGATCGTCGAACAATAGCCCAAATGTTATCTGAAAATGGTTATAACACTGCTTGTATTGGTAAATGGCATCTGGGCTGGGACTGGGGATATCCTCAAAATGCCCAAAATAAAAAAGATGTAGATTTTTCACTCCCTATCAAAAATGGTCCTACAGACAGGGGATTCGACTATTTTTACGGCATACCTTCTTCTCTTGACATAGCACCTTATGTCTATGTAGAAAATAACAAAGTGACTGCTCTTCCTAATCATATAATCGAACCTCAAAAAGGACTTAAACTGATGCATGGGGGAGTGGCAGGAGCTGACTTTGATCCACAAGATTGCCTGCCCAATATCATCCGTCACAGCATAAACTATATCAGCAAACAAAAAAACAGCAAGAAACCCTTTTTCTTGTATTTGCCCATCACAGCTCCTCATACACCGGTATTACCTGCAAATGAATATAAAGGTAAAACAACGATAGGAGCTTACGGAGATTTTGTAGTCATGATAGATGATATGGTACAACAGATCGTGGAAACATTAAAGAAAAACAACCAACTAGATAATACTATCATTATCTTCACTTCAGATAATGGTTGTGCTCCGTATATCGGTGTTAAAGAAATGGAGAAGCAAGGACATTTTCCTAGTTATATTTACAGAGGATATAAAACAGATATATATGAAGGAGGACACAGAATTCCCCTAATTATATCTTGGAAAGGAAAATTTTCCAACAAAAAAAACAATTCCCTTGTTTCTCTTACCGATTTATATGCTACCTTTGCACAAATGATCAATCATAAACTAACAACCGAGGAAGCTGTAGACAGCTACAGTATATGGCCTATATTAAGTAAAGAAGGGACTTCTACCCGAAAGGATCTTATTTATGAATCAGGGAAAGGATATCTGTCTCTACGCACACCACAGCTTAAGCTAGTATTCTATGGAGGATCAGGCGGATGGGGATATCCCAATAAGCCTGCTGATTTAGCAAAGTTACCTCCAATGCAGTTATTCGATCTTGAAAGAGATCCTTCGGAGAAAGAAAATATTATCCATGATAAACGTTACGAGAAGGAAGTAAAAAAGATGACACGACTCATTAGGAAATATGTGAAGGAAGGACGTTCTACACCAGGAGCAGCAGTAACAAACGACACTGAGAACGCTTGGGAACAGGTAAATATTTTTATGCAATAA
- a CDS encoding sulfatase-like hydrolase/transferase: MKAINCLLWECLTMFPSALMSQTGNSQPNIVLILADDMGRECLGCYGSTYQLPNLDRLSETGVRFGTSGSKNAKYFFRDIQYKLYSDGNFYDTINDSKETNPIKKDMGDPAVPMRILPEFPLLETPKDMGLDQILHSY, from the coding sequence ATGAAAGCGATTAATTGTCTCCTATGGGAATGTCTCACAATGTTTCCTTCTGCTCTGATGTCCCAAACGGGCAACAGTCAACCTAATATCGTATTAATCTTAGCTGATGATATGGGGCGCGAATGTTTAGGATGCTACGGTAGTACCTATCAACTCCCAAACCTTGACAGACTTTCGGAAACAGGAGTAAGATTCGGTACTTCCGGAAGTAAAAATGCAAAATATTTTTTTAGGGATATACAATATAAACTCTATTCTGATGGCAATTTTTACGACACGATAAACGATTCTAAGGAAACAAATCCTATCAAAAAGGATATGGGAGATCCTGCAGTGCCTATGCGCATATTACCGGAATTTCCTTTATTAGAAACCCCTAAGGACATGGGGTTAGACCAGATATTACACTCATACTAA
- a CDS encoding sulfatase-like hydrolase/transferase: MNKLITISSALLAATAIKAQSPNVIFILADDLGYGDISAFNPESKIHTPNIDNLTHSGISFTDAHSSSALSTPSRYSIITGRYPWRTTMKSGVLNGFSPAMITPDRRTIAQMFSENGYNTACIGKWHLGWDWAYIQNSQRKQKDVDFSQPIKNGPTERGFGYFYGIPASLGTAPHVYIENNKVTALPNRTIGPQKGIKLIRNGAAGADFEPQDCLPNIIRHSVDYIDKQRNSQKPFFLYLPITAPHTPVLPAEKYKGQTIIGDYGDFVVMIDDMVQQIVETLKKNNQLENTIIIFTSDNGCAPYIGVKEMEEKGHHPSYIYRGYKNDIYEGGHRIPLIVSWKGKYANEINGSLVSLADFYATFAQMMNYRLKDKEAEDSYSIWPILNKKGTSARKNLIYASGKGYLSLRTPKLKLVFHGGSGGWGYPNKPAELAQLPSMQLFDLKKDPSETKNLIGDKRYKKNVEEMTQLIRKYVEEGRSTPGKKSANDTGNSWEQIEIFMQ; this comes from the coding sequence ATGAACAAACTAATAACAATCTCATCCGCACTCCTTGCGGCAACTGCCATAAAGGCGCAATCGCCCAATGTGATATTTATATTAGCAGATGATTTAGGCTATGGGGACATTTCGGCATTCAATCCGGAATCCAAAATCCATACTCCGAACATCGATAACTTGACACACTCCGGAATTTCCTTTACGGATGCCCATTCATCTTCCGCACTCTCCACTCCCTCGCGCTACTCCATTATCACCGGAAGGTATCCTTGGCGGACAACCATGAAAAGTGGAGTGCTGAATGGGTTCTCTCCAGCCATGATTACTCCCGACCGCCGGACAATTGCCCAAATGTTTTCTGAAAACGGCTACAACACTGCCTGCATCGGGAAATGGCATCTTGGCTGGGACTGGGCATACATACAAAATAGTCAGAGAAAGCAAAAAGATGTAGACTTCTCACAACCCATCAAAAACGGACCTACAGAGAGAGGATTTGGCTATTTCTACGGCATACCAGCATCGCTGGGCACAGCTCCACACGTTTATATAGAAAACAACAAAGTGACCGCTCTTCCCAACCGTACCATCGGTCCACAGAAAGGAATCAAACTGATACGCAACGGAGCAGCAGGCGCCGATTTTGAGCCGCAAGACTGCCTGCCTAATATCATACGCCACAGCGTGGATTATATCGACAAACAACGCAACAGTCAGAAACCGTTCTTCCTCTATCTCCCCATCACCGCACCACATACGCCCGTATTACCGGCAGAGAAATATAAAGGTCAAACAATTATAGGAGATTATGGCGATTTCGTAGTCATGATAGATGACATGGTGCAACAAATTGTGGAAACATTAAAGAAAAATAACCAACTGGAAAATACCATCATCATCTTTACATCGGATAACGGATGCGCTCCTTATATAGGTGTTAAAGAAATGGAAGAGAAAGGACATCACCCAAGTTACATCTACAGAGGTTATAAAAATGATATTTACGAAGGTGGACACCGTATACCGCTCATCGTATCCTGGAAGGGAAAATACGCAAACGAAATCAATGGATCACTGGTCTCACTTGCCGACTTTTACGCTACCTTTGCCCAAATGATGAACTATCGGCTAAAGGATAAAGAAGCAGAGGATAGTTATAGCATATGGCCAATACTAAACAAAAAAGGGACGTCTGCGCGTAAGAACCTTATTTATGCATCGGGCAAAGGATATCTTTCTCTGCGCACTCCCAAATTGAAGCTAGTATTCCACGGTGGTTCAGGCGGATGGGGTTATCCGAACAAGCCTGCCGAACTTGCCCAGTTGCCTAGTATGCAACTTTTCGATCTGAAGAAAGATCCGTCGGAAACAAAGAATCTCATCGGTGACAAACGTTATAAGAAAAATGTAGAAGAAATGACACAACTAATCAGGAAGTATGTAGAAGAAGGACGTTCCACACCCGGAAAGAAGAGCGCGAATGATACAGGCAATAGCTGGGAGCAAATCGAAATTTTCATGCAATAG